A region of the Bacteroidales bacterium genome:
TGATAACAGGAACCTGTTTGTCCCTGTCCATTTCTAAAACGCTTTTTGCAAATTGATTGGCTGTCGCTGTTTTTCCACAGGATTTTGGTCCTTTTATAAGTACAGCACCCGAAGCAGACAATTTCTCCTTCAAATCTTCTTCAATTATTCTTTTTATGTAACTCATAATTAGCTATATAATTACAATGCAAAGGTATAAATTATTTTCAATTGTGCAAAAAATAGAATTTTTATTGTGCAAAAAATAGGATTTTTATTGTGCAAAAAATAGATAATTAACGATTTGGTTTATAAGTAAAAATTATATTGATGTAAAACAATATTTACAAAAATGCACATAATTGTAAAAAATATTTTACAAAAATGGCGAAGGGGTCAGAACCAGGAAACTCAGCCAGCACTTGTTGTGCGAAGTTTGCAACTTCGCACTTATACTTGCCAATAGTTCATTAATTAGAAATAAGTATCTAACTTAGTAGAGCAGTAAACAAGCCTTATTCCGAATTGGCGAAGTTTAACCATAGAAAAAAGGGAAATTTTGCATTTTGTTTTTTGTCAACCTGGTTCAGGGCAAGACACCCCATCCCTTCCCCTACTGGTAGGGGAAGGGCGAGGGCAACGCGCGATGGCGAAGGGGTCAGAACTAGGAAACTTTTGCCAGACTGGTTCCGCTGAAAATCAAAAGTAGCTACGGTGGCTTCGGGAGCTTTAGCCGCCTTATGTGGCCTCAGCCAGCACCCGTCACCTGCACAGGGATACGATAAAAAATGAAACGAAATCTTGACGAAAGTGTCGGGGTGGCTGACACTATTGATGGCCGCGCAAAGTCACCCCGACACCTTCCAATAAACTTCGCACAACGAGGGATCAATTATAATAATAAACAAATTTGTAATGTTTTTTTTAAATTTGTAAAAAATTCTTATCAATGATAATAAATAAAAAGATTTTTATTACCGGAGGAGCGGGTTTTATTGCTAATACAATTATTAAAAACCTGATTGGTAACAATCAAATTGTCGCCTTTGATAATTTTTACAGAGATACATTATCACACAGTGAATATGCAAATCATAAAAACCTTTCAATTGTTAAGGGTGATGTACTCGACAAGGAAGTTCTCTTTAATTCTATGAAAGGCGCAGATATTGTTGTGCATGCAGCCGGAATTGCAGGTATTGATACCGTGATACTTGACCCGGTTCGAACCATGAGCGTAAATATGATAGGAACTGCAAATGCCCTGGAGGCTGCACATTTAAACAAAGTTAAAGACCGTTTTGTTGATTTTTCCACCTCCGAAATCTTTGGAAGCATGGCCTATAAATCTACTGAAGGAAGCAATACCGTCGCGGGTTCTGCGGGAGAAGCCCGTTGGGTATATGCTGTCAGCAAACTAGCCGGAGAACATCTTGCTCATGCCTATTACAAACAATATGGATTGCCGGTAGTTACAATCAGGCCTTTCAATGTTTACGGCCCGGGACAGACCGGCGAAGGCGCCCTGCAAATATTTATTAAAAGAGCGTTAAAAAACGAAGACATATATATTAACGGCGATGGTTCACAGATACGCGCCTGGTGCTATGTTGATGATTTTGTCGATTGTATCATGCGATGTATTGAAGACCCCAAAGCTATTGGGGAAAGTTTTAACATCGGGAATGCCAGGGCTGTAATAACTATTTTAGGTCTGGCTCAAGCGGTTTGCAGGGTATTAAAGTCAAAATCACGAATTTTATTCAGAGACCAGCTTTCAGCAGATATTGAACTTAGAATACCTTCCGTAGAAAAATCAGCAAAAGTGCTAGGCTTTAAGGCAAAAGTGGATCTGGATGAGGGCATTGAGAAAACGGCCGCATGGATCAAAAAAAATCTGATTTAATGATAAAACTTGCTTCACCGGATATACGTGATGAGGATATAGAGCGGGTTGTGGAAGTATTGCAGAACGGGGACCTGGTGCAGGGGGCTTATGTTAAAAAACTTGAAGACCAGGTAACAGAATATACGGGAACGCCATATTGCAGTCTCGTATCTTCCGGCACAGCAGCTTTGCATCTAAGCCTGACTGCCTTAGGTATAGGACGCGGAGATGCTGTTATTGTTTCTGCATTCACGTTTCCGGCCACGGCCAATGTTGTGGAGGTTACTGGCGCTGAAGTTGTCCTGTGCGATGTGGATTTACAAAGTTATGTGGTCAACCCCGGGACTCTCGAACAAACTATTGAGCAGAATAAAACAAAGAACCTCAAAGCAGTTATTATTGTCCATGAATTCGGTTATCCTGCCGAAATAAAAGAAATCTCCGGAATTTGCAAAAACCATGGTCTTTTTCTTATCGAGGATGCCGCCTGTGCTTTCGGCACAATTGCAGATGAGCATCATCCGGGATTTTATTCCGACATGGCGTGTTATTCCTTTCATCCGCGCAAAGCAATTACCACGGGAGAAGGCGGCGCCGTGGTTTCAACAAATAATGGCCTGATAAAAAAAGTTAATTGTCTGAAAAATCACGGCATTGAATATACAGGCAAAATAATGGATTTTATTGCTGCCGGTTTAAATTATAGAATGACTGATTTTCAGGCAGCATTGGCAATAGGGCAACTGAAAAGGTTTGATGATGAATTGGAAAAAAGAATCATACTGGCGGACCTGTATTCCTCGCTGCTAAAAGATCAAAATAAAATCAGCCTGCCCAAACATCATACGAATCATAGCTGGCAAAGCTTTATGATTATACTTAACAAAGAAACAGACAGGATGGAATTGATTGGCAAACTTGCACAAAACGGCATACAGACAAACCTCGGCGCACAAGCAATCAATTGCCTTAGGTATTACAAAAACCAATACAATTTTAATGAAAACACGGCGCCAAATGCATCCTTACTTTTCACTAAGGGCTTGGTATTGCCATTATATGGTAAATTAAATCAAAAGGATATCTGTTTTATCTCCGAAAAATTGTTGGGTATTATTAATAGTATTCTTTGATAAAATTGTATAAAAAGAAATTGAAAATATGAATACGGGGATTAATAAA
Encoded here:
- a CDS encoding NAD-dependent epimerase/dehydratase family protein, with translation MIINKKIFITGGAGFIANTIIKNLIGNNQIVAFDNFYRDTLSHSEYANHKNLSIVKGDVLDKEVLFNSMKGADIVVHAAGIAGIDTVILDPVRTMSVNMIGTANALEAAHLNKVKDRFVDFSTSEIFGSMAYKSTEGSNTVAGSAGEARWVYAVSKLAGEHLAHAYYKQYGLPVVTIRPFNVYGPGQTGEGALQIFIKRALKNEDIYINGDGSQIRAWCYVDDFVDCIMRCIEDPKAIGESFNIGNARAVITILGLAQAVCRVLKSKSRILFRDQLSADIELRIPSVEKSAKVLGFKAKVDLDEGIEKTAAWIKKNLI
- a CDS encoding DegT/DnrJ/EryC1/StrS aminotransferase family protein → MIKLASPDIRDEDIERVVEVLQNGDLVQGAYVKKLEDQVTEYTGTPYCSLVSSGTAALHLSLTALGIGRGDAVIVSAFTFPATANVVEVTGAEVVLCDVDLQSYVVNPGTLEQTIEQNKTKNLKAVIIVHEFGYPAEIKEISGICKNHGLFLIEDAACAFGTIADEHHPGFYSDMACYSFHPRKAITTGEGGAVVSTNNGLIKKVNCLKNHGIEYTGKIMDFIAAGLNYRMTDFQAALAIGQLKRFDDELEKRIILADLYSSLLKDQNKISLPKHHTNHSWQSFMIILNKETDRMELIGKLAQNGIQTNLGAQAINCLRYYKNQYNFNENTAPNASLLFTKGLVLPLYGKLNQKDICFISEKLLGIINSIL